In the Hermetia illucens chromosome 1, iHerIll2.2.curated.20191125, whole genome shotgun sequence genome, TAGTAGGAATGGCTAATCAACTACTAAAAACGTTTGTCGTAGTCTGCTAAACATAAAACAAACATTTATCATACAATGTGAGGGATTCAGTTAAAAAGCTCCCTACAACCCTAATTTACTAGTATACGTTGCCACGTATATACTTGAAGACAAAATCTAATCAAATGATTTCTGAGCTGTGGTAAATTAATAGTAATCAAAACCTAGGCATGTTGGTGTAAGAATGATATCACACCTTTGCTAAATCTTCGTTAAAACTCATGTAATACTGTGAGGGTCAAAAACCATTCCCTCCATTTTCCTAGCATAGACAGAATTTCCACTATTCATTTCTCTATTAACTTCTTTAAAATAAGTCTTAACATGTACAAAAATTCCGAAATAAATGAGTTATGTGGATATTCCGAAAAATATGTATGACGCCGTGCAGTATTTACAAATTCGTGAGTTCCTCCATCGCTAACCAATATTCCTAAACGCTATTGGCTTTGACTACTGGTCGTTGCTTTTCCCAGGGCAATTGGCCACCGCTGTCTCGGCAGAGTCGAATTTAGTTTTTGCCATCGTGCCGGGGGCCAGACAATGTATGTGGCGCGGGCATTCATCAGTCCCAAGGACACGGGTCCAAAGTAATTACTGTCTAGTGAATTCCCTGAAAAACAACGGAGCAATATTTCTCTGTCTCAAGGTTCAACCATACAATCGCCACCTGTGTGATCACCTTCGACCCAGCAGTGCCCTTCTGGGACACGGACGAAGGGTTTTTTGTAGCCTATCGTCGACACCACATCTCCTTGAAGGGCAACTACCCGTTTTATGATTTTTGTGTCAGGATCCTTCGGCGACACTAAAGAGATTATATCGCCGCGTTTCACGTTCAAATCACGGATAGCCCATCTCGAAAGAAATACATAATCACTGATATTTTCATCTGGATTTAGAGCTGGTTGCATTGAAACGCCTGAAATACATTAGAGCAAGGGAACCCGATAAACAAACATGCTCCATTGCGATGCGGTTGAATCCAATTTTTACCTTCCACTCTCGCTACGTAGCCAACGCAGTCAAGGAATGTGACACCCACAGGCACACCGATCATCAGCGACCTTATAAAAAATCGAATCGTCATCGTTTTTATGAAGTTATTTTATTTAACCAAATCCCAAAAATAAAGATGGAAAATTTGAAGGAGCCCGGTCCGTGTTTACGAACGAGACTGGCTGTCAGATAATtgtgcaattttattttattttcagctgTCACTGGATTTTTCTTCAACTGAGTTACGAATTTGGGAAACACACTGAATACCTATGATTTGGCGGTGGTTGAGAAAAACCGTTGAAAGTCGAGATTGAATAAAATGGAAGAATTCATAATACCAATGTTTTCCAATGACAAAGGGAATATGTTGTTGCCAAAAAATATCGTTATctgcaaaaaataaatattttattggcGGAGGAAACGATCTCTCTGCATTATTTCGCAAGAAAGGTTTTCTTGGTTTAAAATTTTGCTAGAAGACTTTACAAAAATATTTGTCCTTCCTTGGACCAAAAGGATGCGATTAAATATGTCAAGGATTCTCCCTGTTCGATATGAAACGAGGAGAAAAATGAATTACTGCAGTTTGAAAGCCCGAGAAACCTCTAAGTATATTTAGGACCATAGGGAGAAAATACATACCCAGGAAGAAAATGATGCCCCTCTCCAGGAATTGCACAGCCActcaaattttttgaaagtgcATATCCCCGTCCCTTTGACAAAACTTTAAGCAATGGGCAATCACCTTTTCCCACTCTATAGCTAATATCTTGAATAGCTTAGATTTAAAGGAATTTCTATCTATATAATTTCGAATCAGATGTTTTCAGGATATTTGCAGAGAAAATCACAAGACATCTTGCTCATTTGTTTTAATTATCGTAATCCATATTACGTAGCCAATATGGGGAAATGTTACTAATAAATCACATATATAAAGTCTAAATGTCTTTTGGATATTACAGTTTCTTCAATTCGACCCATTACTATTTAAAAGTGAATCAATGATTATGcttgtttcctttttgtaaGACTTTAAAAGAAATGACTTTAGAAATAATGAGCAAATAGGTAAAGGCATCCACACGCTCTTCTCCTCATTCTTGATATTTTACCTTATTTTACTTCTAATAACATTATCTTTCAGTTTGATTGTCCTAACAATTAATGCTTTGCAACTGCTAAGCTTACAGTAGCGGGACAGGACAAAGATAACCACAAACATCCACGAcaaactgggattcgaacctggGCCAACGAAATAGAGAAGTCGGCCATCGCCCTATCAAAGTGCTTGGTCATAGGTAACTATGAAGACCCAAACACCAATACAGCATACCATACCAAAATGTTCAGAAGAATCAACTCTGtataataaatttcttttgGTTACCGGGAACCTAGAAGATATAAACAACAATCAAGCACGCTAATCACAAGTTTTCAGAGAAACCAGAAACTCTTTACATCTGCGAAAACAAATTGCCTCGGTTATTGAAAACTAGGAAGCGATATAAGTTCTAACTTCGCGCATATTGTCAATCTGCTGTTATTACACTAACCTGAGTGAAATCGTCATCTACCCAACATGATACAATACAGTGACAGACTAGATGACCTCAATCACCGCCATGATAAAGGTAAATCTAGTGGCCAATCACCTAAAATTGAACTTATCATCAAAATCACCATTTGAAATCCATATATAGATATTAAACTGAATGACAAGAACCCAAACCAATACAATTCTACAACAAAAATTATCGGAAGGTTAATTTCACAATTTATTCAAactaacaacaaacaaacaattctTTCATCAACTTAAGCAAAACATGCAATCTTCTTTGCACAAAGGCAGCAATAAACTTAATAAATATATCATATATTGCCATTTTCTAATTAATACTGatacaatatcatcatcattaacgatcAACGACGGTACAACCCGTGTCCAGTCTCGGTATGCCTTAGGTTTGTTTCACATGCTGCCGACAAGTTAAAGTGAAACCTATTCATGTCGTCTGAGCTGAGATTTCGGTGCTATACAGCTTGaattatcatcatcgtcatcaacaacgcaacaaccgctatccgatctaggcctgccttagtaagaaactccagatatcACGATATTTCCCCGTGGTCCACTACAGCTTCAATTAGATACCGAATAAATACTGAATGAAACCAAAACATCGTTTTACACTTGTCTTAAGggagaaaccacattagaaggttttcagaatcgattttttttttattataaagatCGTTAATTTAGCTATCCCAGAACACGCTGTTATAAATATCAAAGTGAAACTCGCCTTCCTCTAGATTTTATGAGTGTACAACCGAACAGTTATCAATTAGGCTCAGGCTCAAGCGCCCGGGGGTTATTTGCATTATATCCTTACGTAATCTTATAGCGTTATATAAATggcgtatttataaatacttggcgtcAGTCCCTTCTACGAATATATTTGCTGTAATTGTATTTTGATTGTAATTAAAGTGAGAAATGCTTTCATATCCAAAAgacgcgttttttttttcaaagtgacTTTTTTTGTATTTGCGGGAATTCAAACTGAAAAAGTAATGAATCGATCTTTGTGAAATCTAAAGATatgattctttataaaattattgAGAATACGAACCAACGTTTAATATAATATCGTATTTTTAAGGAAACTTTTCTTTgcattatttgtaaaaaaatggtaaaaattaaagttttttttcaatatctacaattttttttattttaatcattTTCACTCGCATTGAGGCATATATTCTTAAATAATAAgttagtaatgtaaaattaaaagcgtCTTTAGAAAAAAATAGTCGCTACACGTCCCGCTCTAGAACTCTAGTTGCGACCTTCAGCGGAATTATGTCCCCtaacttttttatttcttgcccaaatttttcaaaaaaattttaaaagttgcTCAGAATATAACCAatataatgtcaaatattaatTCAATTGCAATTGAtttttcccactaaaaaaaTCTTTTAAGTACTTTTAAgtaaggggttatatacagtcGTGATGGccgggaaaattgaaaaaaaaatgattgcacagtccaaaagtacATTATCTCAAAAACATTTTCACCAAATCGTAATCATCCGAGCATTAGGCCCAAAGTTATAGTTATTACCCTACAGCTTCACCGTAGTTGCGTATATACTTCAAACTTTAATCGCCGAATATACTGCTTATAGTTGCAGCAACAAGATAGGTAAGGAGTCTGTAGACGGAATACTAAATGGTCCCGGAGTCGATGCTGCGATTTCTGAAAAAAACTACTTATTCAATTAACATCAACTTTATACTACTTATTTGTTATGATAATAGCTAGTCGCTGAAAGAAAGATTTTCAATTTCGTTTAAAGGTTGTTTTTAAGcgagaaaatcaaaaattgaacaacccgaaaaaaaaagaaaattttgtaaaACAGTCGCCATTTCTCTAAAAATTCGCATTTTGACAGCGACTAGATGATACGATTTATTAACgataatttcttgaaattctgATATGTCCGTAGCAACTTAgtcacaaacaagtcggaacaccggAAGCTGGTGTTCCTCTTATGACTACAaatcaacatattttttttttatattatatatattttttatattatatatattatatatttttttatattttaaacagacataaatattatcctcacccttaTCAAATGAACTGCCTGTTACCGAATGCTGTGCATATacgtgcacgtatataaattgatcgtacccatatttccgatttacttcgtgcacaacagtatacatatgtagaatgcacgaaattcactaaAAAGGGTAAGTTTCTTATTCTAtaacttagttaataatagttggatattcttcaaacttgatgaaATTGTGTCTTATGTTATCCATTACATTACATAATATCAAATTTTGCACTTGtacttttgaggcctagatttcgtagagatgcaccactgttattttttttggattttttgtttgattaggttctgaaaacgagacctacTTAATCATATatacgaaaagtactaatcgagccctttcatttgataccccacatgaccatatttagtgaaaaagaaaatgttacatccccctttcacatgtttAAGACGCATCcgtcaaactcaacacaaaatggcgccactggctatatgtaaagggattcacagaccacatcttcttaccaaatttcgtgacaattggtttagccattttcgaataaatcgggtgtgacagacaaacagacatggaatcgattctaataaagttttgtttcacagagaaccttaaaaaggacttcaTGGGAAAGCTCTTACGAGTACCTCACAGTCTGTGTAAATCAATGTTAAcagtttttaacgttttgtttgtAGGACGAAATCTTATTATATTCggtccaatgtctgtctgtcacacgcaaagtgttgtactgattgacatttttttcttttgggaaagttgctaataaagttacaataggtcaaagttatcttCTCcgtttaaatttactgcaaccaaaatattaaatatcaatatcatattaAAGTGGGTAGTGCTAAGTAAATAGTGCTAAATATACagatacattacgggctacgtgcaaatgggatagttctgcactcagatATACTTAAATAAAAGacaaacaaaaccgttcatacttgAAGTGCCGAGTTTCTGGTGTCCTGACTTGTTTAATAGATATTTACAAtgttgttgaaaaaaattggaGAGAATGTTATATTACTCATTGTAAAAGTCTGTAActccttaataaggacctccaaAAAAATAGAAGCATTGACCTTATGGCGAGACGTTTTAAGCGGAAACTCCGTTGGCTTCCAACAACGTGCGCAGATTTCGAcgccatagttgttatcggttgtgagttTCGACCATAGGAAAAATTTTTCCGTgctttcaaagttgtatttgcctatcttcattgttttcagttaaataaTATTACCTTAgacgatatttttcctttttattggataaaagtttttggaaatttgTGCAAATACGTCTTTTGAGGAACAACTCATTTCATGTTAAAACTTTGGCTAACAAACTACCTCCTAGTTCAAACCATAAAGAATAttgttttcagttaaataatacaatttgattttgttgtttttttttttttgttgttgatgctgGCATCGTATACTTCGTCTTGATGCGCTatacaaacaaaaatttgcaaaaacacCCTCTACAATAATTAATATTAATGCAATAAACAACAAGCTCCGTGGAAAAACTCATTATTCCTGCCAAAATCCTtccaatatttgattttttttttattgaacgcTATCCACAGATCTCTACAGAAGGAATCTCTTATATCAAGGATGCGAATGTaacttttcttaatttttcgttttttttttttcttgaccTAGGCAACCATATTTTTCTCGGTGCTAATCTCACTTTTTTTCCCTATTACTGCGAAACAATATATCCCTATTTACTGCGAAAGAAAATAACAACATAGATTTtgttagaatattttttttatctatttatgCCTTACATTTTGAAGTATAAACATTGAGCTAAGGTGAATCGGAAGGAAACAGCAAGGCAACGGTTGGAGAATTTTTTCTTTGTTCTAGACGACACCATCgattgttttttgaaaattgttcaaaatCAAAAACGAGTCGTTTTTGCGCAAAAGTACTACTGGGccaacattaagttgatgcaGGCTTTGGGCTAATTCGCATTTCTTAATTCGCAATTAAGAAATGGTAATTGTTTGGTTTGATTTTCTAAATTCTATTGTGTAATGTAGTTGTCCGTTGGcttttttacagaaaaaaatccTTAAGCTGTCCGCTTGCCCTTTTATTATAAGAAACTTTCGTTATCTAAATTTTCcgtaaaaaaaactttcatcaCTTATACGCTAGtcgattatttaaaatattttcgccaatttttcTCACCAATCACAAAGAAACCAACATCgaagtaaaattcgaaaatcCAATTGGAATTTTCATGTTTTCGAATATCATTCAGCCAATCAAATTTAGCCACCACAAGTTCGGCAACTGAGCGCCGGCATATTGTATTTATTCGCTGGCCACGTCCCAAAGTGAGGTTTGTCGGGCACGGGATTCGTTTGGCATTCCACGTACTTTTGTAATTACTGTTTAGCATAGAGAAGTGAACAATTTCGTATAGTATATCGTTTAAGTGAAACATAAAACATGGTACGTAAATATTTAGCGGTTTTTCTGGCCGTGATTGTGGCTGGAGTGAACGCTGGAGAACAGGATGTCGTGGAGCTTACGGACAATGACTTCTCCACTAGAATTGCGGAATTCGATACCACCCTCGTTATGTTCTATGCACCCTGGTGAGTACATTTACGAGAGTTTATTTGGGAAATACTCATTATGCCGATTGTGGACTTTGTAGTAGCCGTTTTAAAGGTTGCTCTGACTCATATTCCGGGAAAGCCGGGGTTATTGTGTTTTATCTAATCTTGGCTGAAACAATGGATCTTTCATTTGTCGAATTAAGATTATAGTCCTTCTGAAGTGGTTTAATTCATCAGATAGATTCCGTTCCGCAACTATCATTTCCAGTGATCAGTTTCCATGCCAGAGAAAGTTCTCGGTTAACCGCAGAACCGCTTTCTCAAAGGTGTCGTTTGTCATCAAAAGAACTACCGTACAGTGAGTTTTTTTAACTTTCCAACTGCCTTGCAGCGGAAATCACATCGGTTATTAGAATTCCCTGACAACTTGGCACCGTGGCCGCTCAATGTTCTTTACTTTTCGTTTTATCACTTCTCTGCATTATCACTGTTGCTAGCAAGTGTAAGCTGATTTTTTTTATCAGAATATTCCCAACATTTCATCATACTAAGTACATGGGCAATTAAAAAACAGCCGCACTAAACATGGTAAATGATTTTCTCGATAGCACCCGCGGAAGAAACTTATTTCGACAACCAATAAGAAAAGCAGTCCGTCTTGGAGGTTCTTGAACTTGGAATACAAATGGGAGGTGGAGTTCGCGCTTTTTATCTGCTATTTCGCAGTTTCAACTATTTTTGGTTGTTTTACCTGTTGCCATAATTGAAATCTGTGAGGGATTACAAACCTACGCAGAGGCAAACAGCGAGCTATCTAATTACATGCAGAGGATATCAGGTTGCTTTTTGCGAACAAATCGACATTTTTGTGATGTGATATTTGCGATAACTAATCAGCGAATCAAACGAATTGCTTTGGCGGTAATAGTATCAAGAGAGGTATTAATTACTTTACGACTTTCATATGTGAAAGTTTTATGGAGTCCGCAATTGAATGAGTTAAAATGAGAAGGAAAGACGTCTTCGTTCCCAATTTTTCGTAATCCTAGAACTATATTTCATTTCAGTTCGTTTTAGATGTCCTTCTAGGAAATTCTTCCATTCAAGCTCTAAACTTGACTTATTAATTCTTTGAAGGGTAACTGTAACTGCAACGTCGGCTTTCCTGTGAATGTAGGGATATTACTTGtatagtttttattttaaataaatggaTTTACATATAATTTATCTGAAGAAAAGTGGAAGACACTTTGTAAGTGCAAGATTTACAATATATCGAATTTCATTGAAAGTAAGTCATCAAGGGTCTATCAATTTCATTCAAATGGTAAACTTGTGTAAACTTC is a window encoding:
- the LOC119655301 gene encoding mitochondrial inner membrane protease subunit 2, coding for MTIRFFIRSLMIGVPVGVTFLDCVGYVARVEGVSMQPALNPDENISDYVFLSRWAIRDLNVKRGDIISLVSPKDPDTKIIKRVVALQGDVVSTIGYKKPFVRVPEGHCWVEGDHTGNSLDSNYFGPVSLGLMNARATYIVWPPARWQKLNSTLPRQRWPIALGKATTSSQSQ